The Porphyrobacter sp. HT-58-2 genome segment TTCAAGAAGGCAAGCCTGTGAAGCTGGTAATGCTCGGATCGGGCACCTCGACCGGGGTGCCGCGACTGGGCGGGCCGGATGGCACGGGGGACTGGGGCGATTGTGACCCTTCGGAGCCGCGGAACCGGCGTACGCGGGTGTCGATCCTGATCGAGAGTGATGAAGGACGACGGTTGCTGGTCGATACCTCGTCCGATTGCCGCGCGCAGCTGCTCGCGAACCGGATCGACAGCATCGACGCCGTTTTCTGGACGCATGATCACGCCGATCACTGTCACGGTATCGATGATTTGCGCGTATTGCGCTATGGCCGAGCCGGCCCGATACCCGGGTTTGCCGCTAGCGAGACGGTGCGGAGACTGCGCCAGCGGTTCGGCTATGTTTTTGCCGGACAGGATGGTTATCCAACGATCTGCACGATCGACACGCTTGATCGGTTGCGCATGATTGCAGGCTTCGGTGTGGACTGGTGCCAGATGGAGCATGGGCCGGGGGAGACCACTGCCTTCCGCTTCGAAGCGGATGGAAAGAGCATCGGGTATGCTACCGATTTCAGTGCGATTTCCGATGAGATGGTCGATCTCTTTTACCGGGTCGACATTCTCGTGAGCGATTGTTTGCGTCGCGAACCACATCCGACG includes the following:
- a CDS encoding MBL fold metallo-hydrolase, with product MKLVMLGSGTSTGVPRLGGPDGTGDWGDCDPSEPRNRRTRVSILIESDEGRRLLVDTSSDCRAQLLANRIDSIDAVFWTHDHADHCHGIDDLRVLRYGRAGPIPGFAASETVRRLRQRFGYVFAGQDGYPTICTIDTLDRLRMIAGFGVDWCQMEHGPGETTAFRFEADGKSIGYATDFSAISDEMVDLFYRVDILVSDCLRREPHPTHAHLGMAIELGKRCKADRVVLSHLDKSMDYQSLCNEVPDFVTVGYDGLEIIA